A window of the Natronomonas salina genome harbors these coding sequences:
- a CDS encoding proton-conducting transporter membrane subunit, translating to MDDLRPLYAVLVSLVAMFGIFAAHRRPNVREAVTIVAAFAKFGIVASMVPGVLAGETYEFSAGEFVAGVEFVLRADPLGTLFAFLASLLWIVTSFYSIGYMRGLEEHGQTRYFASFAASLSATMGIAFAGNLVTIFLFYELLSVATYPLVAHDETGEARSAGRKYLAYTMFGGGVLVLAGTVLVFWLVGTVTFTAGGIEGLAAIDPMYARLAYAILAIGFGVKAGLMPLHQWLPVAMVAPTPVSGLLHAVAVVKSGAFGVARVTLYVFGPELAYDLGMAVLVSGLAAFTLLAASFIAIRKDHLKQRLAYSTVSQLSYIVLGLGLFGWHGLVGALLHIPAHAFMKLTLFFCAGAIHVETHTDHISKMAGIGRRMPVTLGCFALAAAGMAGMPLFAGFVSKYYMLIGGLEMGGVGLYLAGALLVSGVLNVAYFWPVVYTAFFETEDDHDAKPVVDFRPGGERRSVLPKADGGNPIDDAESDDAEADAEDGTSADGDADEDVEIDPADLQPDFSGASGERRDYSEPAPLVDGEYAVDQNPSDHVVEEEFDGPETTTPADDEAPSPEHHDDGHGGAHHEGPPAEGWRRLTPREALLGRETTWFMLGPIVAAATGAILLGVVPDQAVFLDLIEVIVDSVVAGTEVAR from the coding sequence ATGGACGACCTACGCCCACTGTACGCCGTGCTGGTGTCGCTCGTCGCGATGTTCGGCATCTTCGCCGCGCACCGACGTCCCAACGTCCGCGAAGCCGTCACGATCGTCGCCGCCTTCGCGAAGTTCGGCATCGTCGCGTCGATGGTCCCGGGCGTCCTCGCGGGCGAGACCTACGAGTTCTCCGCCGGCGAGTTCGTCGCCGGCGTCGAGTTCGTCCTCCGGGCCGACCCCCTGGGGACGCTGTTCGCCTTCCTCGCGAGCCTGCTGTGGATCGTCACCTCGTTCTACAGCATCGGCTACATGCGCGGCCTCGAGGAGCACGGCCAGACGCGGTACTTCGCGTCGTTCGCCGCCTCGCTGTCGGCGACGATGGGCATCGCCTTCGCCGGCAACCTCGTCACCATCTTCCTGTTCTACGAGCTGCTGTCGGTGGCGACGTACCCGCTTGTCGCCCACGACGAGACCGGCGAGGCCCGCTCGGCGGGCCGGAAGTACCTCGCCTACACGATGTTCGGCGGCGGCGTCCTCGTCCTCGCCGGGACGGTACTGGTCTTCTGGCTGGTCGGCACCGTCACGTTCACCGCCGGCGGCATCGAGGGGCTGGCGGCGATCGACCCGATGTACGCCCGCCTCGCATACGCCATCCTGGCCATCGGCTTCGGCGTCAAGGCCGGGCTCATGCCGCTGCACCAGTGGCTCCCGGTCGCGATGGTCGCGCCGACGCCCGTCTCGGGGCTACTGCACGCCGTCGCGGTCGTGAAGTCCGGCGCCTTCGGCGTCGCGCGCGTGACGCTGTACGTCTTCGGCCCCGAACTCGCCTACGACCTCGGGATGGCGGTCCTGGTTTCGGGGCTGGCGGCGTTCACGCTGCTGGCGGCCTCGTTCATCGCCATCCGCAAGGACCACCTCAAGCAGCGGCTCGCGTACTCGACGGTCAGCCAACTCAGCTACATCGTCCTCGGGCTGGGGCTGTTCGGCTGGCACGGGCTCGTGGGCGCGTTGCTGCACATCCCCGCCCACGCGTTCATGAAGCTCACCCTGTTCTTCTGTGCCGGCGCCATCCACGTCGAGACCCACACCGACCACATCTCGAAGATGGCCGGCATCGGCAGGCGGATGCCCGTCACCCTGGGCTGCTTCGCGCTCGCCGCCGCCGGCATGGCCGGGATGCCGCTGTTCGCGGGCTTCGTCTCGAAGTACTACATGCTGATCGGCGGCCTCGAGATGGGCGGCGTCGGCCTCTACCTCGCCGGCGCGCTGCTCGTCTCCGGCGTCCTCAACGTCGCGTACTTCTGGCCGGTGGTGTACACGGCGTTCTTCGAGACCGAGGACGACCACGACGCCAAACCGGTCGTCGACTTCCGGCCCGGCGGCGAGCGGCGGTCCGTGCTGCCGAAGGCCGACGGCGGGAACCCGATCGACGACGCGGAATCGGACGACGCCGAAGCCGACGCGGAGGACGGGACGAGCGCTGACGGCGACGCGGACGAGGACGTCGAGATCGACCCCGCCGACCTCCAGCCGGACTTCTCGGGGGCGTCGGGGGAGCGCCGGGACTACAGCGAGCCGGCGCCGCTCGTCGACGGCGAGTACGCCGTCGACCAGAACCCGAGCGACCACGTCGTCGAGGAGGAGTTCGACGGGCCCGAGACGACCACCCCCGCCGACGACGAGGCGCCGAGTCCGGAGCACCACGACGACGGCCACGGAGGCGCCCACCACGAAGGCCCGCCGGCCGAGGGCTGGCGGCGGCTCACGCCCCGGGAGGCGCTCCTCGGGCGGGAGACCACCTGGTTCATGCTCGGCCCCATCGTCGCCGCCGCGACGGGCGCCATCCTGCTCGGCGTCGTCCCGGACCAGGCGGTCTTCCTCGACCTCATCGAGGTCATCGTCGACAGCGTGGTCGCCGGGACGGAGGTGGCGCGATGA